A single Agromyces sp. CF514 DNA region contains:
- a CDS encoding type II secretion system F family protein yields MVPLNATVPLAVLLGVLFGLGAWFAVSAIPRIGRPRLAERVAPYVADFSPEARAMLVRRAGDPTPVLGVVVGPILRLVRALVASWLGGPEAVARRLRQAGSSKSVERFRGEQLAWGATAFAAAAVLAMFAPGFATLPVPVRFAAPFLAAAFGVLAREWALQRAAVRRLARISEELPTVLEFLTLSLTAGEGMLDALRRVARIGSGELPSEFTAVVAAVGTGVPVIDAITSLRDELDHPALSRALDQVLGALDRGAPLATVLASQAGDARDQAKRTIIELAGRKEIAMLVPLVFLILPVTIAFALLPGYLVLQTGF; encoded by the coding sequence ATGGTTCCGTTGAACGCCACGGTGCCGCTCGCTGTGCTGCTCGGCGTCCTGTTCGGACTCGGCGCGTGGTTCGCGGTCAGCGCGATCCCGCGCATCGGGCGACCCCGGCTCGCCGAGCGCGTCGCGCCGTACGTCGCCGACTTCTCGCCGGAGGCACGGGCGATGCTGGTTCGCCGCGCAGGAGACCCGACGCCCGTCCTCGGCGTCGTGGTTGGGCCGATCCTCCGCCTGGTGCGTGCGCTGGTGGCGTCCTGGCTCGGCGGCCCTGAAGCGGTGGCCCGTCGGCTGAGGCAGGCGGGCTCGTCCAAGTCGGTCGAGCGGTTCCGCGGCGAACAGCTCGCGTGGGGCGCGACGGCGTTCGCGGCCGCCGCGGTCCTCGCGATGTTCGCGCCCGGATTCGCCACGCTGCCGGTCCCGGTGCGCTTCGCGGCTCCATTCCTCGCAGCGGCATTCGGCGTGCTCGCCCGCGAATGGGCGCTCCAGCGCGCGGCCGTGCGGCGCCTCGCACGCATCTCCGAGGAGCTGCCGACGGTCCTCGAGTTCCTGACCCTCAGCCTGACCGCCGGAGAGGGCATGCTCGACGCCCTCCGTCGCGTCGCCCGGATCGGATCGGGCGAGCTGCCGAGCGAGTTCACGGCGGTCGTCGCCGCGGTCGGCACCGGCGTTCCAGTGATCGACGCGATCACCTCGCTGCGCGACGAGCTCGACCATCCGGCGCTCTCGCGTGCGCTCGACCAGGTGCTCGGCGCCCTCGATCGCGGCGCACCGCTCGCCACCGTCCTCGCATCCCAGGCGGGCGATGCCCGGGATCAGGCCAAACGCACGATCATCGAGCTCGCCGGTCGGAAGGAGATCGCGATGCTCGTGCCGCTCGTGTTCCTGATCCTGCCGGTGACCATCGCCTTCGCACTGCTGCCCGGCTACCTCGTGCTCCAGACGGGCTTCTGA
- a CDS encoding TadE/TadG family type IV pilus assembly protein: protein MEVRAFLADERGSAVAEFTMVGVLLTVLALAVVQLALALHVRNTLLDAAAEGARFAALAGSSPADGVARTRDLIDAAISAEYSRDVVATTASIGGAPAIEVRVRSTLPVIGLLGVANGLEVTGHAPLESVG, encoded by the coding sequence CTGGAGGTACGAGCGTTCCTCGCCGACGAGCGCGGCTCCGCGGTCGCCGAGTTCACGATGGTCGGAGTGCTCCTGACCGTGCTGGCACTCGCCGTGGTGCAACTGGCGCTCGCGCTGCACGTGCGCAACACGTTGCTCGACGCCGCCGCCGAGGGGGCGCGCTTCGCCGCGCTCGCCGGATCGTCGCCCGCAGACGGGGTCGCGCGAACGCGCGACCTCATCGACGCGGCGATCTCGGCCGAATACTCCCGCGACGTGGTCGCGACGACCGCCTCGATCGGGGGAGCGCCGGCGATCGAGGTCCGGGTGCGCTCCACGCTTCCGGTCATCGGCCTGCTCGGGGTCGCGAACGGGTTGGAGGTGACCGGGCATGCGCCGCTCGAGTCGGTCGGGTGA
- a CDS encoding TadE family protein, with translation MGLLLLVPIVYLVLSVAAIQAGAFAVEGAARHAARIAADEAGRAGGSGDVALAVRIALEDFGVDPDTASVSIECETADCAPGDRLDVTIEARVGLPLVPDVLDLGGMASVPVESAATQTISRFASVE, from the coding sequence GTGGGACTGCTCCTGCTGGTGCCGATCGTCTACCTCGTGCTGAGCGTGGCGGCGATCCAGGCCGGGGCGTTCGCGGTCGAGGGAGCGGCACGACATGCCGCGCGCATCGCCGCTGACGAAGCCGGGCGTGCGGGCGGTTCCGGCGACGTCGCGCTCGCCGTTCGCATCGCCCTCGAGGACTTCGGCGTCGACCCCGACACCGCATCGGTCTCGATCGAATGCGAGACCGCTGACTGCGCGCCCGGCGATCGCCTCGATGTCACGATCGAGGCCCGCGTCGGCCTGCCGCTCGTGCCCGACGTGCTCGATCTCGGCGGCATGGCGAGCGTGCCCGTCGAGTCCGCCGCGACGCAGACGATCTCGCGGTTCGCGAGCGTCGAGTGA
- a CDS encoding pilus assembly protein TadG-related protein yields MLLTIFFSFLALTIVLVVVAASSLYLERKRLFTLADGAALAAAEAWSLDEVEVGDESLEIALDDAAVRDAAAAYLDDAAGRLTGVELVRATSRDGRSATVTLRAVWTAPLHTEVLPLSVPIEVTTTARSVFH; encoded by the coding sequence ATGCTCCTCACGATCTTCTTCAGCTTCCTCGCGCTCACGATCGTGCTCGTCGTCGTGGCCGCATCCTCGTTGTACCTCGAGCGCAAACGCCTGTTCACGCTCGCCGACGGGGCCGCGCTCGCCGCAGCCGAGGCCTGGAGCCTCGACGAGGTCGAAGTGGGCGACGAGTCGCTCGAGATCGCGCTCGACGATGCCGCCGTCCGCGACGCGGCAGCCGCCTACCTCGATGACGCGGCGGGGCGACTCACCGGCGTCGAGCTCGTGCGGGCCACCTCCCGAGACGGCCGAAGCGCGACCGTGACCCTCCGCGCCGTCTGGACGGCGCCACTGCACACCGAAGTCCTGCCGCTCAGCGTGCCGATCGAGGTCACCACGACGGCACGCTCCGTCTTCCACTGA
- the prfB gene encoding peptide chain release factor 2, which produces MLDLDLTQEIAALRSTFSDISAVVDVEAVKADIARLSEEAGKPDLWDDPAAAQKVTSALSHRQSDLKRITDVEQRLDDLDVLVELALEMDDEDSAAEARAELAALEEVIGQLEVQTLLDGEYDPRGAVVTIRSGAGGDDATDFAEMLMRMYLRWAERHKYPVKVMDTSYAEGAGIKSATFEIDVPYAYGTLSVEAGTHRLARISPFGSADKRQTSFAAVEVIPVMEEAVEVEIPENDIRVDVFRSSGPGGQSVNTTDSAVRLTHIPTGLVVSMQNEKSQIQNRAAAMRVLQTRLLLLKREEEAAKKKELAGTITASWGDQMRSYFLYGQQLVKDLRTGYEVGNPASVFDGDLDGLIAAGIKWRKRKDDD; this is translated from the coding sequence ATGTTGGATCTTGACCTCACGCAGGAGATCGCCGCGCTGCGCTCCACCTTCAGCGATATCAGCGCCGTCGTCGACGTCGAAGCCGTCAAGGCCGACATCGCCCGTCTGTCCGAGGAGGCCGGCAAGCCCGACCTCTGGGACGACCCCGCCGCCGCGCAGAAGGTGACGAGCGCACTCAGCCACCGGCAGTCCGACCTCAAGCGCATCACCGACGTCGAGCAGCGCCTCGACGACCTCGACGTGCTCGTCGAACTCGCCCTCGAGATGGACGATGAAGACTCGGCCGCCGAAGCGCGCGCCGAGCTCGCCGCCCTCGAAGAGGTCATCGGCCAGCTCGAGGTGCAGACCCTGCTCGACGGCGAGTACGACCCGCGCGGCGCGGTCGTCACGATCCGTTCGGGTGCGGGCGGCGACGACGCCACCGACTTCGCCGAGATGCTCATGCGCATGTACCTGCGCTGGGCCGAGCGGCACAAGTACCCCGTCAAGGTCATGGACACCTCGTACGCCGAGGGCGCCGGCATCAAGTCGGCGACCTTCGAGATCGACGTGCCCTACGCCTACGGCACGCTCTCGGTCGAGGCCGGCACGCACCGCCTCGCGCGCATCAGCCCGTTCGGCTCGGCCGACAAGCGCCAGACGAGCTTCGCCGCGGTCGAGGTCATTCCGGTCATGGAAGAGGCCGTCGAGGTCGAGATCCCCGAGAACGACATCCGGGTCGACGTCTTCCGTTCGTCGGGCCCGGGCGGGCAGTCGGTCAACACGACCGACTCGGCCGTGCGCCTCACGCACATCCCCACCGGACTCGTGGTCTCGATGCAGAACGAGAAGTCGCAGATCCAGAACCGTGCAGCGGCCATGCGCGTGCTGCAGACGCGACTCCTGCTCCTCAAGCGCGAAGAAGAGGCCGCGAAGAAGAAGGAGCTCGCCGGCACCATCACGGCGAGCTGGGGCGACCAGATGCGCTCGTACTTCCTCTACGGCCAGCAGCTCGTGAAGGACCTGCGCACGGGCTACGAGGTCGGCAACCCGGCCTCGGTGTTCGACGGCGACCTCGACGGTCTCATTGCCGCGGGCATCAAGTGGCGCAAGCGCAAGGACGACGACTAG
- a CDS encoding MarR family winged helix-turn-helix transcriptional regulator codes for MSDAARDHRQHESPPQHESPAQQVPPGLPAEFGVYFALLEVSALLQYGVERQLKVDGGLSFTQFQILATLGEPAETPRTMTDLADRLVHSRSGLTYQVGRLEHAGLLAREPSVDDERSVEVSLTRAGTELLSRVIPGHVEIVRELLVDSLDAHDRDELMRILGRVGRHMRSRPPRSAAR; via the coding sequence ATGTCCGACGCAGCCCGCGATCACCGACAGCACGAATCGCCCCCGCAGCACGAATCGCCCGCGCAGCAGGTGCCGCCGGGGCTGCCCGCCGAGTTCGGCGTCTACTTCGCGCTGCTCGAGGTGAGCGCGCTCCTGCAGTACGGCGTCGAGCGGCAATTGAAGGTCGACGGCGGCCTGAGCTTCACCCAGTTCCAGATCCTCGCGACCCTCGGCGAACCCGCGGAGACCCCCCGCACGATGACCGATCTCGCCGACCGGCTCGTGCACAGCCGCAGCGGACTCACGTATCAGGTGGGCCGACTCGAACACGCCGGCCTGCTGGCCCGCGAGCCGTCCGTCGACGATGAGCGCAGCGTCGAGGTCTCGCTCACGCGCGCGGGCACGGAACTGCTGTCACGCGTGATCCCGGGTCACGTCGAGATCGTTCGCGAGCTCCTGGTCGACTCGCTCGACGCGCACGACCGTGATGAGCTCATGCGCATCCTCGGCCGGGTCGGCCGGCACATGCGCTCACGGCCGCCACGATCGGCCGCTCGGTGA
- a CDS encoding alkene reductase, whose protein sequence is MTTAESLWTPTTLGSIALPHRLAMAPMTRSRASADGRVTDLTRAYYAQRASLAMLITEGTQPSEDGQGYLSTPGIHTEAQAEAWGRVADAVHEAGSSLVIQLMHVGRIAHPANTTHARMPLAPSAIAAAGDMFTASGPQPMPVPRAMTEHDLATTIADFRRAARLAVDAGADGVELHGANGYLLQQFVSTNANRRTDGYGGDIAGRIRFPLEVAAAVVDEIGADRVGYRISPGSPLGDIIEADVADVYGALVTALAELDLAYLHVVHLGDESLVRDIRSRWSGGLVLNRAGADLERRTQDLEDGLADVVSVGALALANPDLVERIRAGEAMNEPDRATLYGGDERGYTDYPRLAA, encoded by the coding sequence ATGACGACCGCCGAGTCCCTCTGGACGCCGACCACCCTCGGCAGCATCGCGCTGCCGCACCGCCTGGCGATGGCGCCCATGACCCGAAGCCGCGCCTCGGCCGACGGGCGCGTGACCGACCTCACCCGCGCCTACTACGCCCAGCGGGCATCGCTGGCCATGCTCATCACCGAGGGCACCCAGCCTTCCGAGGACGGACAGGGCTACCTCTCGACCCCCGGCATCCACACCGAGGCGCAGGCAGAGGCGTGGGGACGCGTCGCTGACGCGGTCCACGAGGCCGGGTCGTCGCTCGTGATCCAGCTCATGCACGTCGGCCGGATCGCGCACCCGGCGAACACGACGCACGCCCGGATGCCGCTCGCACCCTCGGCGATCGCCGCCGCAGGCGACATGTTCACCGCCTCCGGCCCGCAGCCCATGCCCGTGCCCAGGGCGATGACCGAGCACGACCTCGCCACGACGATCGCGGACTTCCGGCGGGCCGCGCGACTCGCGGTCGACGCCGGCGCCGACGGCGTCGAACTGCACGGCGCCAACGGGTACCTGCTGCAGCAGTTCGTCAGCACCAACGCGAACCGGCGAACCGACGGGTACGGCGGCGACATCGCCGGCCGCATCCGATTCCCGCTCGAGGTCGCCGCGGCCGTCGTCGACGAGATCGGGGCTGACCGGGTCGGGTACCGCATCAGCCCCGGCAGTCCGCTCGGCGACATCATCGAAGCGGATGTCGCGGACGTCTACGGTGCGCTCGTCACGGCACTCGCGGAGCTCGACCTCGCCTACCTGCACGTCGTGCACCTCGGGGACGAGTCGCTGGTCCGCGACATCCGCTCCCGGTGGTCGGGCGGGCTCGTGCTGAACCGCGCGGGCGCCGACCTCGAGCGCCGAACACAGGACCTCGAGGACGGGCTCGCCGACGTCGTCAGCGTCGGCGCCCTCGCGCTCGCCAACCCCGACCTCGTCGAGCGGATCCGCGCCGGCGAGGCCATGAACGAACCCGACCGCGCCACGCTCTACGGCGGCGACGAGCGCGGCTACACCGACTACCCGCGGCTCGCAGCATGA
- a CDS encoding NADP-dependent oxidoreductase, with protein sequence MSRRPSHADRPDQLHQTDQLHQTQRGTLMRAIQFSTFGGPAVLSAVDVPRPVAGPGEALVGVAGTTFNQVDAAIRSGFMQGAFPIALPHTPGIDVSGTVVEVGTGVGGELVGRDVIAFLPMTAPGSAAEFVIVPAALLATAPVSIPLPDAAALASSGLTAWQAVAEHAEVRAGQRVLVNGAGGGVGGFVVQLAARAGATVIATAGARSRAAVIAHGAAEVIDYTATPVPDAVEGPVDVVVNLVRTTPDETAALVALVKPGGAFVSTTTPGIAEGAGIRVSSVFARSDAEQLARLSELVDAGELEIDVSERHPLADLPLVHARGAAGELRGKVVLAP encoded by the coding sequence ATGAGCCGCCGACCGAGCCATGCCGACCGGCCCGACCAGCTGCACCAGACCGACCAGCTCCACCAGACCCAGAGAGGAACGCTCATGCGCGCCATCCAGTTCTCCACCTTCGGCGGCCCGGCCGTGCTGAGCGCCGTCGACGTCCCACGTCCGGTCGCCGGGCCGGGCGAGGCGCTCGTGGGCGTCGCGGGCACGACGTTCAACCAGGTCGACGCCGCGATCCGCTCGGGCTTCATGCAGGGGGCCTTCCCGATCGCCCTGCCGCACACGCCCGGCATCGACGTCAGCGGGACCGTCGTCGAGGTCGGCACCGGGGTCGGGGGCGAGCTCGTCGGCCGCGACGTCATCGCGTTCCTGCCCATGACCGCGCCGGGTTCGGCGGCCGAGTTCGTCATCGTGCCGGCGGCACTCCTCGCCACGGCGCCCGTCTCGATCCCGCTCCCGGATGCCGCGGCGCTGGCGTCGAGCGGACTCACCGCGTGGCAGGCCGTCGCCGAGCACGCCGAGGTGCGCGCAGGCCAGCGCGTGCTGGTGAACGGCGCGGGCGGAGGCGTCGGCGGGTTCGTCGTGCAGCTCGCGGCACGTGCCGGCGCGACCGTGATCGCGACCGCGGGTGCGCGCAGCCGAGCCGCCGTCATCGCGCACGGCGCAGCCGAGGTGATCGACTACACGGCGACCCCCGTTCCCGATGCCGTGGAAGGCCCGGTCGACGTCGTCGTGAACCTCGTGCGCACGACCCCCGACGAGACGGCAGCCCTCGTGGCGCTCGTGAAGCCGGGCGGGGCGTTCGTCTCCACGACGACGCCGGGCATCGCCGAAGGCGCCGGCATCCGCGTGTCGAGCGTCTTCGCCAGAAGCGATGCGGAGCAGCTCGCCCGACTCTCGGAGCTCGTCGACGCGGGCGAGCTCGAGATCGACGTGAGCGAGCGGCATCCGCTGGCAGATCTCCCGCTCGTGCACGCGCGCGGTGCCGCCGGCGAACTGCGCGGCAAGGTGGTGCTCGCCCCCTGA
- a CDS encoding M14 family metallopeptidase: protein MPGTRSTWKRLAVGTVGLAVAAAMLSPLGAAAAPSDDGSLDIYRAEVDAAQAAEIADAGYDVAATEATVDGVSMDLVLTEEEADGLARRGVDVKVKQGKDGLSARQQAEAQAASGYDVWRSWDEQGGIRDELYRLAKDNPQLVKLVVLGHTYEGREIIALKLTQGARGQADGSRPAALFSSTQHAREWISTEVNRRLLNWYVDGWRANDRSVRNLLKSTELWFLVVANPDGYQYTFDHERLWRKNLRDNDGNGEVNRGDGVDPNRNFPEHFAYDEEGSSAQAVSETYRGPSAGSEPETKAMMALFKRAKPEFQVNYHSFGQYLLYPEGWQTATPTADDPIYTALSGNLDSPAVDGFEPGLSSDVLYVTNGETTDFAHVSRGTLSWTPELGEGDGGGGFVFPDDEAQVQAEFERILPFSTDVAKSAKDPANPVSHLGAKTKAFYLQSDDDYKVGLPQSNFTFQYSFGDPQEVRVLAKRSLGKVTVKYSINGGRARSAPTSEWKGGERYGGATDVYYHVMSGVVRGTSPGDSVKVWFESGRTKSNSFTYQAVSESKADVLVLASEDYTGASPVQAGTTAPKYLASYTDALDANGVAYDVYDVDAAGRVAADALGVLSHYDAVVWYTGDDIITREPGWGAGNASRLAMDELLNVRDFMNEGGRVLYTGDWAGTQYASASYFFDPTSANAQCQADPAVLARCKPLGGSGDSVNDVLQYWFGGYVAVDSAGLDDNGAVLDAFGVDEPFGGLSWTFNGADSAQNQDHTNSFITTSGILDPATYPQFESSVAARWDREGGPFEPRTGDSYVYSQLGDVSYKQVTRTIDVPAGGATLSFWSSHDTEADWDFTFVEAHTPGQDDWTTLPDLNGNTSQSTGESCPAGWNELHPQLDHYQTVNGDGTCSPTGSTGSWNAASGNSGGWRQWTVDLGAYAGGQVEVALSYASDWSTQGLGVFFDDVEVSTGQGSTSFESDLGGWTLGGPPAGSAPNPNTFIRTTAGGFPEAAVVATPQSLLAGFGFEGITDAAVRADWMGRALEHLLD, encoded by the coding sequence ATGCCTGGAACCCGATCCACCTGGAAGCGCCTCGCCGTCGGCACCGTCGGGCTCGCCGTCGCCGCCGCGATGCTGAGTCCCCTCGGTGCGGCGGCCGCGCCGAGCGACGACGGTTCGCTCGACATCTATCGAGCGGAGGTCGACGCCGCGCAGGCCGCGGAGATCGCCGACGCCGGCTACGACGTCGCCGCGACCGAGGCCACCGTCGACGGCGTCTCGATGGATCTCGTCCTCACCGAGGAGGAGGCCGACGGGCTTGCCAGACGCGGCGTCGACGTGAAGGTGAAGCAGGGCAAGGACGGCCTGTCCGCGCGCCAGCAGGCCGAGGCGCAGGCCGCCTCGGGCTACGACGTCTGGCGGTCGTGGGACGAGCAGGGCGGCATCCGCGACGAGCTGTACCGGCTCGCGAAGGACAACCCGCAACTCGTGAAGCTCGTGGTGCTCGGACACACCTACGAAGGCCGCGAGATCATCGCGCTGAAGCTCACGCAGGGCGCTCGCGGCCAGGCCGACGGCAGCCGTCCCGCCGCGCTGTTCAGTTCGACGCAGCACGCACGCGAGTGGATCTCGACCGAGGTCAACCGCCGGCTGCTGAACTGGTACGTCGACGGGTGGCGGGCGAACGACAGGTCGGTGCGCAACCTGCTGAAGTCGACCGAGCTCTGGTTCCTCGTCGTCGCGAACCCCGACGGCTACCAGTACACGTTCGACCACGAACGGCTCTGGCGCAAGAACCTGCGCGACAACGACGGGAACGGCGAGGTGAACCGCGGCGACGGCGTCGACCCGAACCGCAACTTCCCCGAGCACTTCGCGTACGACGAAGAGGGTTCCTCGGCGCAGGCCGTGAGCGAGACCTACCGGGGCCCGTCGGCGGGCTCCGAGCCGGAGACGAAGGCGATGATGGCGCTGTTCAAGCGAGCCAAGCCGGAGTTCCAGGTCAACTACCACTCGTTCGGCCAGTACCTGCTCTACCCCGAGGGATGGCAGACCGCCACGCCTACCGCGGACGACCCGATCTACACCGCCCTGTCCGGCAACCTCGACAGCCCGGCGGTCGACGGCTTCGAACCGGGCCTCTCGTCGGACGTGCTGTACGTGACCAACGGCGAGACCACCGACTTCGCGCACGTGTCGCGCGGCACGCTCTCGTGGACGCCCGAACTCGGAGAGGGCGACGGCGGCGGCGGCTTCGTGTTCCCCGACGACGAGGCGCAGGTGCAGGCCGAGTTCGAGCGGATCCTCCCGTTCTCGACGGATGTCGCGAAGTCGGCCAAGGACCCGGCGAACCCGGTGTCGCATCTCGGGGCGAAGACGAAGGCGTTCTACCTCCAGAGCGACGACGACTACAAGGTCGGGTTGCCGCAGTCGAACTTCACGTTCCAGTACTCGTTCGGCGACCCGCAGGAGGTGCGCGTGCTCGCCAAGCGGAGCCTCGGCAAGGTCACCGTGAAGTACTCGATCAACGGCGGCAGGGCCCGAAGCGCGCCGACCTCCGAATGGAAGGGCGGCGAACGCTACGGCGGCGCGACCGACGTGTACTACCACGTGATGAGCGGGGTCGTCCGGGGTACGAGCCCCGGCGACTCCGTCAAGGTGTGGTTCGAGAGCGGGCGCACGAAGAGCAACTCGTTCACCTATCAGGCCGTCTCGGAATCGAAGGCCGACGTACTGGTGCTCGCGTCCGAGGACTACACGGGCGCCTCACCGGTGCAGGCCGGCACGACCGCGCCGAAGTACCTCGCCTCGTACACGGACGCGCTCGACGCGAACGGCGTCGCCTACGACGTCTACGACGTGGATGCCGCGGGGCGGGTCGCCGCCGACGCGCTCGGCGTGCTCTCGCACTACGACGCGGTCGTCTGGTACACGGGCGACGACATCATCACGCGTGAGCCGGGCTGGGGCGCCGGCAACGCCTCGCGCCTCGCGATGGACGAACTGCTGAACGTCCGCGACTTCATGAACGAGGGCGGCAGGGTGCTCTACACGGGCGATTGGGCGGGCACCCAGTACGCGTCGGCCTCGTACTTCTTCGACCCCACGTCGGCCAACGCGCAGTGCCAGGCCGACCCGGCGGTGTTGGCCCGATGCAAGCCGCTCGGCGGCTCCGGCGACTCGGTGAACGACGTGCTCCAGTACTGGTTCGGCGGCTACGTCGCGGTCGATTCGGCCGGGCTCGACGACAACGGCGCCGTGCTCGACGCGTTCGGCGTCGACGAGCCGTTCGGCGGGCTCTCGTGGACGTTCAACGGCGCCGACAGCGCCCAGAACCAGGACCACACGAACTCGTTCATCACGACGAGCGGCATCCTCGACCCGGCGACGTATCCGCAGTTCGAGAGCTCGGTCGCGGCCCGCTGGGATCGCGAGGGCGGCCCCTTCGAGCCGCGCACGGGCGACTCCTACGTGTACTCGCAGCTCGGGGATGTCTCGTACAAGCAGGTCACGCGCACGATCGACGTGCCGGCCGGCGGCGCGACGCTGTCGTTCTGGTCGTCGCACGACACCGAGGCGGACTGGGACTTCACCTTCGTCGAGGCCCACACGCCAGGCCAGGACGACTGGACGACGCTGCCCGACCTCAACGGCAACACGTCGCAGTCGACCGGTGAGAGCTGCCCGGCAGGGTGGAACGAGCTGCACCCGCAGCTCGACCACTACCAGACGGTGAACGGCGACGGCACGTGCAGCCCGACCGGTTCGACCGGCTCGTGGAATGCGGCATCCGGCAACTCCGGCGGGTGGCGGCAGTGGACGGTGGATCTCGGCGCCTACGCGGGCGGCCAGGTCGAGGTGGCGCTGTCGTACGCGAGCGACTGGTCGACGCAGGGCCTCGGAGTGTTCTTCGACGATGTCGAGGTGTCGACCGGCCAGGGTTCGACCTCGTTCGAGTCGGATCTCGGCGGCTGGACGCTCGGCGGCCCGCCCGCCGGCAGCGCGCCGAACCCGAACACGTTCATCCGCACGACGGCCGGCGGGTTCCCGGAGGCCGCGGTCGTGGCCACCCCGCAGTCGCTGCTCGCGGGCTTCGGCTTCGAGGGCATCACGGATGCCGCGGTGCGGGCGGACTGGATGGGCCGGGCGCTGGAGCACCTGCTCGACTGA
- the ftsE gene encoding cell division ATP-binding protein FtsE, which produces MIRFDSVTKTYPGQAKPALNDIGVEILRGEFVFLVGASGSGKSSFLRLILKEEKPSSGTIHVLGQNLGSISSRKVPYFRRDLGVVFQDFRLLRDKSVYENVAFTLRVIGKSRGYIHTAVPETLKLVGLDGKGKRMPHELSGGEQQRVAIARAIVNKPQILLADEPTGNLDPVTSAGIMTLLERINAGGTTVVMATHEAGIVNEMRRRVIELSAGDIVRDERSAGYGAVQGTLPVDDDTAAAAAAVAAAEAASAALVHEQREREAAAADAAPAAKSKRAGRSKKRAAAEQPEPIVPAPETPPTVTAAAPKVTPEMMQQSQPLYVEPEATDEVTDAAAEITAAATASIEIPRGSTGGEPEASGDGGEPGDDAASGTTAATDAPADVKQHLTLAERLGLRAPGGPREGDDDQEVGPTR; this is translated from the coding sequence ATGATCCGCTTCGACTCCGTCACCAAGACCTACCCCGGGCAGGCGAAGCCCGCGCTGAACGACATCGGCGTGGAGATCCTCCGCGGCGAATTCGTGTTCCTCGTGGGCGCATCGGGATCCGGCAAGTCCAGCTTCCTGCGGCTGATCCTCAAGGAGGAGAAGCCGTCGAGCGGCACGATCCACGTGCTCGGCCAGAACCTCGGCTCGATCTCGAGCCGCAAGGTGCCGTACTTCCGGCGCGACCTGGGCGTGGTGTTCCAGGACTTCCGGCTGCTGCGCGACAAGTCCGTCTACGAGAACGTCGCCTTCACGCTGCGCGTGATCGGCAAGTCGCGCGGGTACATCCACACGGCGGTGCCCGAGACCCTCAAACTCGTCGGCCTCGACGGCAAGGGCAAGCGCATGCCGCACGAGCTCTCGGGCGGTGAGCAGCAGCGCGTGGCCATCGCGCGCGCCATCGTGAACAAGCCCCAGATCCTGCTCGCCGACGAGCCGACCGGCAACCTCGACCCGGTCACCTCTGCCGGCATCATGACCCTGCTCGAGCGCATCAATGCGGGCGGCACGACGGTCGTCATGGCCACGCACGAGGCCGGCATCGTCAACGAGATGCGCCGCCGAGTGATCGAGCTCTCCGCGGGCGACATCGTGCGCGACGAACGCTCGGCCGGCTACGGCGCCGTGCAGGGCACGCTGCCCGTCGACGACGACACGGCTGCCGCAGCGGCAGCCGTCGCCGCGGCCGAGGCGGCATCGGCCGCGCTGGTCCACGAGCAACGCGAACGCGAGGCCGCGGCGGCCGACGCGGCTCCCGCCGCGAAGTCGAAGCGCGCCGGCCGCTCGAAGAAGCGGGCCGCGGCCGAGCAGCCCGAGCCCATCGTGCCCGCACCCGAGACCCCGCCGACCGTGACCGCGGCCGCGCCCAAGGTGACCCCCGAGATGATGCAGCAGAGCCAGCCGCTCTACGTCGAGCCCGAGGCCACCGACGAGGTGACCGACGCCGCGGCCGAGATCACGGCCGCCGCGACCGCGTCGATCGAGATCCCGCGGGGTTCGACGGGCGGCGAGCCCGAGGCATCCGGTGACGGAGGCGAACCCGGCGACGATGCGGCATCCGGAACCACCGCCGCGACGGACGCGCCGGCCGACGTCAAGCAGCACCTCACGCTCGCCGAACGACTGGGGTTGCGAGCCCCCGGAGGCCCGCGCGAGGGCGACGACGACCAGGAAGTTGGCCCGACGCGATGA